A region of the Apium graveolens cultivar Ventura chromosome 6, ASM990537v1, whole genome shotgun sequence genome:
CCATATCCATTAAAACATGTTTCCCCCTATTAAACAGTTTTATCATGAACTCATTAGGATATACATACCTCCATCAGTTTTCCAATGTCAAACTTAGGTGCTTTGAGAATCTTAACCTTGCGAATGAAGACATTCTGAAGGGGGAAGATGCTGGAAGTAGCCTTCTCTATTTCCCTGCCAATGGACTCAGGAATAAATTTAGCAACCAACTCTTTCAGGTCACATGAGCTAGCCTGATTCCTCATAATCTCAACCATCTTACGGCGAATCTGACAAAACAAATCAATTTATACCATTTGCCACAAGAACAGGCTTAACAACCCACAAACAGCTTAAGAATTTGACTAACCTGGCGAACTTGACTGGACTGAGCGTAACATGTTCTCTTCTGCTGATTGGCACGCTTTTTTGTGAATCCAATGCAGAACATGCGAAGGGTGTAGCTGTCAGTTGTCTTCACATCAACATGAGCCTCAATCAAAGTCTGCCACTTCCGTACAAGAGACCTCAGCTTGTCAGTTGTGAAATCCATTCCCTAAAAAAGGAAGACCTCATAAGTCACTTTTCAAAAAAAAGATAGTTCTTGCACAAAATTACGAAACAAAATAAATAGCACCCACCCAGAAGTTGGTAAGGACATTCTTTCCTTGAACATCCTCTGCTCTCAAGCGGATCTTCCTGTAAGCCTGATCCTCATCCTTCTGAAGATCAGCAAGACTTACCTCAAAGACTCTATGTTTGAGGCCTTCTGAAGCAATCTGTAGGGAAAAAACATATCAAGTCATCAGAATAATACAATACCAAACAGTGCAAACACTTACAGAAATTCATCACTAACTAACCATAAGAAGATGTCAATCAAAAACTacacatcaaaaacacaggtAGTAAGACTCTTGAACAATAAGCTAAGTGTGTACACTCGGTCGTTACTTAAACACTAACTAAATTATAAATCAAACATCAATATTAATGTCCAGCTACAAACAACAAATGCTAAATTGAAGTCCAATAATTCTGCTAAAAAAATCAACACAGGAAAAGGAACCTAAGAGCCAGTACCAAATAACCAATCAAAAATGCATATACGTAAATCAACAAAACAGGCAATAATAATTTCAACACATAATGTCCGAAATACAAACAACAATTACAATACAAATTTCTCTATAGACCATGTCCTATAAAAAGCCTAAGCTGCAAAACACGTAAACAAGGTAGATAACAAATGAAGGCGCATATCGAATATTAAAACACAAATAAGAAAAAAGGCATATAGGTTTATATAAGGAGAAGGAGAATTGAATACCTTAGTACCCTGAGTACGGCTAACAAGGGTTTTGCCAACATTCTTGTGTTCGAAAACATTTGGAGCCTTAATATCATACCAATCCTTCTTTGCAAATGGATCAGTTCTATTaacatatatacacacaattCAACAATTCTATTCTATTAATATTAACACAAAAACAAATGATAAAACTAATAATAGATACTTACGCCTTCTTCTTGCCTCCTTTCTTTCCCTTTGAAATCCTCTTGTTCTTGCTGTAAGCAATTACAATAATAAGATTAGGATTTGATTAATTAATAAGATTATAAACATGCGAATACATAAATGAAACATAATTCGTACCCGACGGCCATGTTTGCTGCGAATTGAGATTAGGGTTAGAGGGAGGAGCAGCGGCAATAcaaatggtataaataaaattataagagATCCAAGCAGCTGCTTGATAGTGTATTGTAACTAGGGTTTTGTTAGCCCAATTCTTTTGCTTTTATAATTGGATTATGAGCCTCACATGGGCTTCTTCACCTCCCAGCCCGCTTTGCCCCAGTTGGTGGACTCCAACTCTACATTTTTCTATTCAAAATTATGGATTTGTAGTTTGTGGAATTTGCTGATTTTTTTTACTTTAATGACCTTAACCATTATTTTTTTCTTCACTcacttttaaatttttttactGTAAAATTGTAAGACATGATTTTTAAGTACTgctagaaaaataagaaaaactaaaagctgtaaaaaaatattttttttactaaGTTTGACATATGAAATTTGAACATTTTAATAAGTATGCTGTTATACAATAAACTTATATCTCTAGCCTACTCTTAATAATGACCAAACACCGAATTGAAGttctaatatttttttaaaatcaatatcgatattttttttaagaaataaTCTAAAATGAAATTGAACTTTTAAGTTGTTTGAAAAAAGTGATATGAATATTGGCAAATTTTTAACATAATATGATTTAGTAGACATCTATactatctatattatattattataagcaaaatataggataatttggttggttaacaccttccaaaaaaaATAGTATCGTCTTCTAAAAACACAAATAAagattttaatatattttttttaaatcacAGATATcacgtatatacatacaaacaCTTTATTGTGATCACAACATAGCGTACTCCTCTAAATCTTCTTGCATTCGATTAACCAACCGATgcttattttaaataatataagaaaaaaatataaacaatttACATATTactaattattttaataatattaattatttttaacaatCTATCCATATTATTAAACTATACTATTACAAGCAAaatacctacgataaaaaaaatataagATAATTTAATTGAT
Encoded here:
- the LOC141667432 gene encoding small ribosomal subunit protein eS1 — translated: MAVGKNKRISKGKKGGKKKATDPFAKKDWYDIKAPNVFEHKNVGKTLVSRTQGTKIASEGLKHRVFEVSLADLQKDEDQAYRKIRLRAEDVQGKNVLTNFWGMDFTTDKLRSLVRKWQTLIEAHVDVKTTDSYTLRMFCIGFTKKRANQQKRTCYAQSSQVRQIRRKMVEIMRNQASSCDLKELVAKFIPESIGREIEKATSSIFPLQNVFIRKVKILKAPKFDIGKLMEVHGDYSEDVGVKLERPAEETMVEAETEVVGA